The following proteins are co-located in the Vigna angularis cultivar LongXiaoDou No.4 chromosome 2, ASM1680809v1, whole genome shotgun sequence genome:
- the LOC108329674 gene encoding uncharacterized protein LOC108329674, producing MQVFPSEGESALSVVGPRPMEWSTVPYNAPQAPGPNGKQRTSSLESPIMLLSGHQSAIYTMKFNPAGSVVASGSHDREIFLWNVHGDCKNFMVLKGHKNAVLDLHWTTDGTQIISASPDKTVRAWDVETGKQIKKMVEHLSYVNACCPSRRGPPLVVSGSDDGTAKLWDMRQRGSIQTFPDKYQITAVGFSDASDKIFTGGIDNDVKIWDLRKGEVTMTLQGHQDMITGMQLSPDGSYLLTNGMDCKLCIWDMRPYAPQNRCVKVLEGHQHNFEKNLLKCGWSPDGSKVTAGSSDRMVYIWDTTSRRILYKLPGHNGSVNECVFHPNERIIGSCGSDKQIYLGEI from the coding sequence ATGCAAGTTTTTCCAAGTGAAGGTGAAAGCGCTCTGTCAGTTGTCGGTCCAAGGCCAATGGAATGGTCTACTGTTCCATATAATGCCCCTCAAGCTCCTGGGCCAAATGGAAAGCAGCGGACCTCAAGTTTGGAATCACCAATCATGTTGCTGTCAGGTCACCAGAGTGCTATATATACCATGAAGTTCAATCCTGCAGGATCAGTTGTTGCATCTGGATCTCATGACAGGGAAATTTTCCTCTGGAATGTGCATGGGGATTGCAAGAACTTCATGGTTCTGAAAGGTCACAAGAATGCAGTTTTGGATCTTCACTGGACTACTGATGGGACACAGATAATTTCTGCCAGCCCTGATAAAACAGTGAGGGCGTGGGATGTGGAAAcaggaaaacaaataaaaaaaatggtagaaCATCTATCATACGTTAATGCATGTTGTCCTTCTCGAAGGGGACCACCTCTTGTTGTTAGTGGCTCCGATGATGGAACTGCTAAATTATGGGATATGCGTCAAAGGGGTTCCATCCAAACATTCCCGGATAAATACCAGATTACTGCTGTTGGCTTCTCTGATGCATCAGATAAGATCTTCACCGGTGGTATTGATAATGATGTCAAGATTTGGGATTTGCGTAAAGGTGAAGTTACCATGACATTGCAAGGTCATCAAGATATGATTACTGGTATGCAGTTGAGTCCTGATGGGTCGTACCTTCTTACAAATGGCATGGATTGCAAGCTTTGCATTTGGGACATGCGCCCATATGCTCCACAAAATCGCTGTGTGAAGGTGTTGGAAGGGCACCAACACAACTTTGAGAAGAACTTGTTGAAGTGTGGTTGGTCTCCTGATGGAAGCAAGGTAACGGCTGGTAGTTCTGATCGAATGGTTTACATCTGGGATACCACTTCTCGTCGCATCTTGTATAAGCTTCCTGGTCACAATGGGTCTGTTAATGAGTGTGTTTTTCATCCCAATGAGCGTATTATTGGATCTTGCGGCAGTGACAAGCAGATTTATCTGGGGGAGATATGA